The proteins below are encoded in one region of Deltaproteobacteria bacterium:
- a CDS encoding tryptophan synthase subunit alpha: MSERIKEVFDRLRRSGEKALVAFVTAGDPDLEATEEIIAEMERRGVDIVELGVPFSDPMADGPTIQASSERALRRGTTLRDVLGLVARVRKKSGIPIVLFGYYNPVFVYGPANFARHAARAGVDGVLVVDLPPEEADELTTELDRVGIDFISLLAPTSDERRIALVASRASGFIYYVSLTGVTGARKKLSTAVSGAVRRIKAVTDLPVCVGFGVSTPEQAGAVGRSADGVVVGSAIIDIIAACGEREEIAGRVGDFVGELKAALAGR; the protein is encoded by the coding sequence ATGTCCGAGAGGATAAAGGAAGTATTCGACAGGCTCAGGCGAAGCGGAGAGAAGGCGCTCGTGGCCTTTGTGACGGCCGGGGACCCGGACCTGGAGGCTACGGAGGAGATAATCGCCGAGATGGAGCGCAGGGGGGTGGACATCGTCGAGCTCGGCGTGCCCTTCTCCGATCCCATGGCCGACGGTCCCACCATCCAGGCATCGAGCGAGCGGGCCCTGCGGCGGGGAACGACGCTGCGCGACGTGCTCGGGCTCGTGGCCCGCGTAAGGAAGAAGAGCGGCATACCGATAGTGCTCTTCGGGTACTACAATCCCGTATTCGTCTACGGTCCGGCAAACTTCGCCCGCCATGCGGCACGGGCCGGCGTGGACGGCGTGCTCGTCGTGGACCTGCCGCCCGAGGAGGCCGACGAGCTCACAACGGAGCTCGACAGGGTGGGGATCGACTTCATATCGCTTCTTGCGCCCACGAGCGACGAGCGGCGCATCGCTCTTGTGGCCTCGCGGGCCTCGGGCTTCATCTACTACGTCTCGCTCACCGGCGTGACCGGCGCGCGAAAGAAGCTCTCGACGGCCGTCTCCGGCGCGGTGCGCCGGATCAAGGCGGTTACGGACCTGCCCGTGTGCGTGGGCTTCGGCGTCTCCACCCCGGAGCAGGCCGGGGCCGTGGGCCGCAGCGCCGACGGCGTGGTGGTCGGCAGCGCCATAATCGACATCATAGCGGCCTGCGGGGAGAGGGAGGAGATTGCGGGGCGGGTCGGCGACTTTGTGGGGGAACTCAAGGCCGCCCTGGCGGGACGGTAG
- the trpB gene encoding tryptophan synthase subunit beta, translating to MKRVPDGKGHFGPYGGRYISETLMPAVLELEEAYGRLRGDREFKEEFARYLSEYVGRPTPLYHAERLSERAGGARIYLKREDLCHTGAHKINNTIGQVLLARRMGKRRVIAETGAGQHGVATATVAAMFGLECVIYMGEEDMERQAPNVFRMRLLGAEVVPVTSGSRTLKDAMNEALRDWVTNVRDTFYIIGSVAGPHPYPMMVRDFQCVIGRETRRQVKAATGGLPDLLIACVGGGSNAMGLFHPFLGDESVEMVGVEAAGEGLRTGRHAASISGGSVGVLHGSKSYLLQDRNGQVLHTHSISAGLDYPGVGPEHSYLKDTGRVRYTAVTDREALRGFRELTAAEGIIPALESSHAVAYALKAARRLGREAVVVVNLSGRGDKDLDTVSRALGG from the coding sequence ATGAAGAGAGTTCCCGACGGAAAGGGGCACTTCGGCCCATACGGCGGCAGGTACATATCGGAGACGCTCATGCCGGCCGTGCTCGAGCTCGAGGAGGCCTACGGGCGCTTGCGGGGCGACAGGGAGTTCAAGGAAGAGTTCGCCCGCTACCTGAGCGAGTACGTGGGCAGGCCCACGCCGCTCTACCACGCCGAACGGCTGAGCGAGCGCGCCGGCGGGGCCCGTATCTATCTCAAGCGCGAGGACCTCTGCCACACGGGGGCCCACAAGATAAACAACACCATAGGCCAGGTGCTCCTTGCCCGCCGCATGGGCAAGCGCCGCGTCATAGCCGAGACCGGCGCCGGCCAGCACGGCGTGGCCACGGCCACGGTGGCCGCCATGTTCGGCCTCGAGTGCGTCATCTACATGGGCGAGGAGGACATGGAGCGCCAGGCGCCCAACGTCTTCCGCATGCGCCTTCTCGGCGCAGAGGTCGTGCCCGTGACTTCCGGCTCCAGGACCCTCAAGGACGCCATGAACGAGGCGCTGCGCGACTGGGTGACAAACGTGCGCGACACCTTCTACATCATAGGCAGCGTGGCCGGGCCCCATCCCTACCCCATGATGGTGCGCGACTTCCAGTGCGTCATAGGCCGCGAAACACGGCGCCAGGTGAAGGCCGCAACGGGCGGGCTACCGGACCTGCTCATCGCCTGCGTGGGCGGCGGAAGCAACGCCATGGGGCTCTTTCATCCCTTCCTCGGCGACGAGTCGGTGGAGATGGTGGGGGTCGAGGCGGCGGGCGAGGGACTTCGCACCGGCCGCCATGCGGCCAGCATCTCGGGCGGCAGCGTGGGCGTGCTCCACGGCAGCAAGTCCTACCTCCTCCAGGACCGCAACGGTCAGGTGCTCCACACCCACTCCATATCGGCGGGCCTTGATTATCCCGGCGTGGGGCCGGAGCACTCGTACCTCAAGGATACGGGTCGCGTCCGTTACACCGCCGTCACCGACAGGGAGGCCCTCAGGGGTTTCAGGGAGCTCACGGCCGCCGAGGGCATCATACCGGCCCTGGAGAGCTCGCACGCCGTGGCCTACGCCCTGAAGGCGGCGCGCAGGCTCGGCCGCGAGGCCGTGGTGGTCGTCAACCTCTCGGGCCGGGGAGACAAGGACCTCGATACGGTCTCGCGGGCCCTCGGAGGATGA
- a CDS encoding phosphoribosylanthranilate isomerase, translated as MPRVKVCGITSPGDAEAAARAGADALGFIFYEKSPRRVTPEAAAAMTAGLGPFVTTVGVFVDEAVEEVNRTVEVAGLDRVQLHGREGPDYCAAVDAPVIKAFRVGPGWDGSVLDDYDVTAFLLDTYRPGAPGGTGESFDWRLAVEAAGRHTVILAGGLTCENVARAVRTVRPYAVDVCSGVESAPGVKDRRKLAKFIETVRTL; from the coding sequence TTGCCGAGGGTTAAGGTCTGCGGCATAACGTCGCCGGGTGACGCCGAGGCAGCGGCGCGGGCCGGGGCCGACGCGCTGGGGTTCATCTTCTACGAGAAGAGTCCACGCCGTGTGACGCCAGAGGCCGCCGCGGCCATGACGGCGGGGCTCGGACCCTTCGTCACCACCGTGGGGGTCTTCGTCGACGAGGCGGTGGAAGAGGTGAACCGCACGGTCGAGGTCGCCGGGCTCGACAGGGTGCAGCTCCACGGCCGCGAGGGGCCCGACTACTGCGCGGCCGTCGACGCCCCGGTCATAAAGGCCTTCAGGGTGGGGCCGGGCTGGGACGGCTCGGTGCTCGACGACTACGACGTCACGGCCTTCCTGCTCGATACCTACAGGCCCGGGGCGCCGGGCGGCACGGGCGAGAGCTTCGACTGGCGGCTCGCCGTGGAGGCGGCCGGAAGGCACACCGTCATACTGGCCGGGGGGCTCACATGCGAAAACGTCGCCCGTGCGGTGCGCACGGTGCGGCCCTACGCCGTTGACGTCTGCTCCGGGGTGGAGAGCGCCCCGGGGGTGAAGGACCGGCGAAAGCTTGCAAAGTTCATCGAAACGGTAAGGACGCTATGA
- the trpC gene encoding indole-3-glycerol phosphate synthase TrpC has product MLDEIVRLRRCDVEALKARRPLAAVRSAAAAAAPPRSLKARLEGGRSSSTVRVIAEVKRASPSRGDISPHCDPVETAAAYEAAGAAAVSVLTEERHFKGSLDFLSAVRARVAVPVLRKDFIFDPYQLYEARGGGADAVLLIAAVLDDVLLRELMALSGELGMDALVEVHDEGELERVVEAGAGIIGINNRDLRDLTLDLETTARLAPLVPEGKVVVSESGIGSAADVVRLSRFGVDAFLVGSSLMAHADPGGRLAELVGALGEASDVAEG; this is encoded by the coding sequence ATGCTTGACGAGATAGTGAGGTTGAGGCGCTGCGACGTGGAGGCGTTGAAGGCGAGGCGGCCCCTGGCGGCGGTCCGGTCGGCCGCGGCGGCGGCCGCGCCGCCGCGCTCGCTGAAGGCGCGCCTTGAGGGCGGACGGTCGTCCTCAACGGTGAGGGTGATCGCCGAGGTCAAGAGGGCCTCGCCCTCCAGAGGCGACATCAGTCCCCACTGCGACCCCGTGGAGACGGCCGCGGCCTACGAGGCCGCCGGCGCCGCGGCCGTGTCGGTGCTGACCGAGGAGCGTCACTTCAAGGGTAGCCTCGACTTCCTCTCGGCCGTGCGCGCCCGCGTGGCGGTGCCGGTCTTGAGAAAGGACTTCATCTTCGACCCCTACCAGCTCTACGAGGCGAGGGGGGGCGGGGCCGACGCCGTGCTGCTCATCGCCGCCGTGCTCGACGACGTGCTCTTGCGCGAGCTCATGGCCCTTTCGGGAGAGCTCGGCATGGACGCCCTCGTGGAGGTCCACGACGAGGGGGAGCTTGAGAGGGTCGTCGAGGCGGGGGCCGGGATTATAGGCATAAACAACAGGGACCTGCGGGACCTCACACTCGACCTGGAGACGACGGCGCGTCTTGCCCCGCTGGTGCCGGAAGGCAAGGTCGTGGTGAGCGAGAGCGGAATAGGATCGGCGGCTGACGTAGTAAGGCTTTCGCGCTTCGGTGTGGACGCCTTTCTCGTGGGGAGCTCGCTCATGGCCCACGCCGACCCCGGCGGAAGGCTCGCCGAGCTTGTGGGGGCGCTGGGGGAGGCTTCGGACGTTGCCGAGGGTTAA
- the trpD gene encoding anthranilate phosphoribosyltransferase, whose protein sequence is MIKEALSKVVKGEDLTEEEAAAVMEEIMTGAAAPAQIGAFITALRMKGETVAEITGAARVMRAKATPIRVRALQVVDTCGTGGDESFTFNISTAAAFVAAGAGLTVAKHGNRSVSSRSGSADVLRALGVEIEVEVERVEECLREVGIGFLFAPLLHGAMKYAAPVRRELGIRTIFNILGPLTNPAGATCQLIGVYDPLLTDMLAKVLGNLGARCAYVVRGEDGLDEITLTGETRVTELREGSVRTYHIKPEDFGFERCRPEELRGGGPEENAAVIADVLGGAAGPARDVVVLNAAAAIAAGGAARNIADGVAAAEAAIDSGEAMKRLEDLRALTNR, encoded by the coding sequence ATGATAAAAGAGGCCCTTTCGAAGGTGGTGAAAGGCGAGGACCTCACCGAAGAGGAGGCCGCGGCCGTCATGGAGGAGATCATGACCGGCGCCGCCGCTCCGGCCCAGATAGGGGCCTTCATAACGGCGCTTCGCATGAAGGGCGAGACGGTGGCCGAGATAACCGGCGCTGCCAGGGTCATGCGCGCCAAGGCCACCCCCATACGGGTCAGGGCCCTGCAGGTCGTGGACACCTGCGGAACCGGCGGCGACGAGTCCTTCACCTTCAACATCTCGACGGCCGCCGCCTTCGTCGCCGCTGGCGCCGGGCTCACGGTGGCCAAGCACGGCAACCGTTCGGTATCGTCGAGGAGCGGAAGCGCCGACGTGCTCAGGGCCCTGGGAGTGGAGATCGAGGTCGAGGTCGAGCGCGTCGAGGAGTGCCTCCGGGAGGTGGGCATAGGCTTTCTCTTCGCTCCCCTGCTCCACGGCGCCATGAAGTACGCCGCCCCCGTGCGCCGGGAGCTCGGCATAAGGACCATCTTCAACATCCTCGGACCTCTCACGAACCCGGCCGGCGCGACGTGTCAGCTCATCGGCGTCTACGATCCGCTGCTCACCGACATGCTCGCAAAGGTGCTCGGCAACCTCGGCGCCCGCTGCGCCTACGTGGTGCGCGGCGAGGACGGGCTCGACGAGATAACGCTGACCGGCGAGACTCGGGTCACCGAGCTGCGTGAGGGCTCCGTAAGGACATACCATATAAAGCCCGAAGACTTCGGCTTCGAAAGGTGCCGGCCCGAAGAGCTGCGCGGCGGCGGTCCCGAGGAGAACGCCGCCGTCATCGCCGACGTTCTGGGCGGAGCCGCGGGCCCGGCCCGCGACGTGGTGGTCCTCAACGCCGCCGCCGCCATAGCGGCGGGAGGGGCCGCCAGAAACATCGCCGACGGCGTGGCGGCGGCGGAGGCGGCGATAGACTCGGGAGAGGCCATGAAACGACTCGAAGACCTGCGCGCCCTGACCAACAGGTGA